A DNA window from Pogona vitticeps strain Pit_001003342236 chromosome 2, PviZW2.1, whole genome shotgun sequence contains the following coding sequences:
- the CTXN3 gene encoding cortexin-3 isoform X2: MMKRRILCDYFFHHSWRMDGDSFTSTLFSSGNIPSETGITLEQKTTFVFVILLFIFLGILIVRCFRILLDPYRSMPTSTWTDGLDGLEKGQFEYALA, translated from the coding sequence ATGATGAAAAGAAGAATATTGTGCGATTATTTTTTTCATCATTCTTGGAGGATGGATGGAGATTCCTTCACATCTActcttttctcttcaggaaacaTTCCCTCAGAAACTGGCATTACCCTGGAACAGAAAACAACTTTTGTctttgtgattttattattcatttttcttgGCATCCTCATTGTCCGGTGTTTCCGAATTCTCCTAGACCCATACAGGAGTATGCCAACTTCCACCTGGACAGATGGACTTGACGGGCTAGAGAAAGGCCAGTTTGAGTATGCTCTGGCTTAG
- the CTXN3 gene encoding cortexin-3 isoform X1, whose translation MLGGMEREQASLQPERRVMVIRGINVLVSAVCVQIRRTGGKNEFQCNTYHDFHVLMMKRRILCDYFFHHSWRMDGDSFTSTLFSSGNIPSETGITLEQKTTFVFVILLFIFLGILIVRCFRILLDPYRSMPTSTWTDGLDGLEKGQFEYALA comes from the exons ATGCTCGGTGGGATGGAGAGGGAACAAGCCTCGCTCCAACCTGAAAGAAGGGTGATGGTGATACGAGGCATTAACGTGCTGGTCAGCGCGGTTTGTGTACAGATCAGAAGAACTGGAG GTAAGAATGAGTTTCAGTGCAACACCTATCATGATTTCCATGTCCTGATGATGAAAAGAAGAATATTGTGCGATTATTTTTTTCATCATTCTTGGAGGATGGATGGAGATTCCTTCACATCTActcttttctcttcaggaaacaTTCCCTCAGAAACTGGCATTACCCTGGAACAGAAAACAACTTTTGTctttgtgattttattattcatttttcttgGCATCCTCATTGTCCGGTGTTTCCGAATTCTCCTAGACCCATACAGGAGTATGCCAACTTCCACCTGGACAGATGGACTTGACGGGCTAGAGAAAGGCCAGTTTGAGTATGCTCTGGCTTAG